A part of Desulfobacterales bacterium genomic DNA contains:
- a CDS encoding uracil-DNA glycosylase produces the protein MTVEIGPNREDLNTVVTEIGHTLRFMARSGCRGFDPSPQCLAAIAAWGNPSAGSGETLAEIRTDLGDCRRCGLAAGRSHIVFGSGHPQARLVFVGEGPGHEEDQQGEPFVGAAGQLLTKIIQAMKLSRKDVYICNIVKCRPPGNRNPAPDEIAACSPFLERQIAAIKPKLICALGTFAAQTLLATNIPISKLRGSFYPYRGVRVLPTYHPAFLLRNPERKRDVWEDVQKLMRELEGTGD, from the coding sequence ATGACTGTAGAAATAGGACCGAACAGAGAAGATCTGAACACCGTTGTGACGGAAATCGGCCATACCCTGCGGTTTATGGCCCGGAGCGGTTGCCGCGGTTTTGACCCCTCCCCGCAATGCCTGGCCGCCATTGCTGCATGGGGAAATCCCTCCGCCGGGAGTGGGGAAACCCTCGCGGAGATCCGCACGGACCTGGGCGATTGCCGACGCTGCGGGCTGGCGGCCGGCCGCAGCCATATTGTGTTCGGTTCCGGACATCCCCAGGCAAGGCTGGTATTTGTCGGCGAAGGACCGGGCCATGAGGAGGATCAGCAGGGGGAGCCCTTTGTCGGCGCCGCCGGGCAACTCCTGACAAAGATCATCCAGGCCATGAAGCTCAGCCGTAAAGACGTTTATATCTGTAACATCGTCAAATGCCGACCGCCCGGCAACCGAAATCCGGCGCCGGATGAAATCGCAGCCTGCTCGCCTTTTTTGGAGCGTCAGATCGCTGCCATTAAACCCAAGCTTATCTGTGCCCTGGGGACATTTGCCGCGCAAACCCTGCTGGCGACAAATATTCCCATTTCCAAACTGCGTGGATCGTTTTATCCTTACCGCGGCGTCAGGGTGCTGCCGACCTACCACCCTGCCTTTTTGCTGCGGAACCCGGAACGGAAACGGGACGTCTGGGAGGATGTCCAGAAGCTGATGCGGGAACTGGAAGGGACGGGGGATTGA
- a CDS encoding nodulation protein NfeD gives MKPIKLLYMLFAVALVLLGGPETGFTRQPEVYVIRVSSAISPGTADYLKKGILQAAEDQAALIIIELDTPGGLAESMRNIEMAILGSLVPVAVYVAPAGARAASAGVMITMAADIAAMAPGTNIGAAHPVGIGGKKIDKTMADKVVNDMVAHAKSVAEKRGRNAAWVEKAIRESVSVTETEALKENIIDVIATDMDDLIRQINGRTISGKGVLKLDGAKTTVLEEGLRTKILKTISDPNIAYILMMIGIAGIYFELSHPGAIFPGVIGAVSLVLAFFAFQTLPVNYAGFLLILLAVVFFIMEMKITSYGLLSVAGVLSFLLGSIMLFEGASPELRVAWRVMLPTLALVCGFFVVVAGLVFKSQTSRPRTGSEGLVGETGVVKERLEPEGKVQVHGELWKARSAEPIGIGVSVRVVKVENLIIEVEPLKG, from the coding sequence ATGAAACCGATTAAACTTTTATATATGCTGTTTGCCGTCGCCCTGGTGCTGCTGGGCGGTCCGGAAACGGGTTTTACCCGACAACCGGAAGTTTATGTCATCCGTGTGTCCAGCGCCATCAGTCCGGGCACGGCCGATTATCTCAAAAAAGGGATTCTCCAGGCGGCCGAAGACCAGGCTGCGCTGATTATTATAGAGCTGGATACGCCCGGAGGGCTGGCGGAATCCATGCGCAACATTGAAATGGCCATACTCGGCAGCCTTGTACCGGTGGCGGTCTATGTGGCGCCGGCCGGGGCCAGGGCCGCTTCGGCCGGTGTCATGATCACCATGGCGGCCGATATTGCCGCCATGGCGCCGGGGACCAATATCGGTGCGGCCCATCCGGTGGGGATCGGCGGCAAAAAAATTGACAAGACCATGGCGGACAAAGTCGTCAACGACATGGTGGCGCACGCAAAAAGCGTGGCTGAAAAACGGGGCCGCAATGCCGCCTGGGTCGAAAAAGCCATCCGGGAAAGCGTATCGGTTACGGAAACCGAAGCGCTCAAGGAAAATATTATCGATGTGATCGCCACTGATATGGACGACCTCATCCGTCAGATTAACGGCCGTACGATTTCCGGCAAGGGTGTTTTAAAACTGGACGGCGCCAAAACAACCGTTCTGGAAGAAGGCCTGCGCACTAAGATCCTGAAAACCATCAGCGATCCCAATATCGCCTATATCCTGATGATGATCGGCATCGCCGGAATTTATTTCGAACTGTCGCATCCCGGCGCGATATTTCCGGGGGTGATCGGCGCGGTTTCTCTGGTGCTGGCTTTTTTTGCCTTCCAGACGCTTCCGGTCAACTATGCCGGGTTTCTCCTGATCCTGCTGGCGGTGGTGTTTTTCATCATGGAAATGAAGATCACCAGCTACGGGCTTCTCAGCGTGGCCGGTGTGTTGTCATTTCTGCTGGGCTCCATCATGCTGTTTGAAGGGGCCAGCCCTGAATTGCGGGTAGCCTGGCGCGTGATGCTGCCAACCCTGGCGCTGGTGTGCGGCTTTTTTGTCGTGGTGGCAGGTCTTGTTTTCAAGTCCCAGACATCCCGGCCGCGGACCGGCTCAGAGGGTCTGGTGGGTGAGACCGGTGTGGTCAAGGAAAGGCTTGAGCCCGAGGGCAAGGTTCAGGTGCATGGCGAGCTGTGGAAAGCGCGTTCGGCCGAACCGATAGGGATCGGTGTCAGCGTGCGGGTTGTGAAAGTGGAGAATCTGATCATAGAGGTTGAACCGCTGAAGGGCTGA
- a CDS encoding slipin family protein: MYTTIAIVILVALFLSSAIRILNEYERGVIFRLGRVIKAKGPGLIILIPVVDKIVKVSLRLVAMDVDPQDVITRDNVSVKVNAVIYFRVVDPVKAVIEVENYQYAMSQLAQTTLRSVCGQAELDELLAAREKINAELQEILDTHTDPWGIKVATVELKHIDLPQEMQRAMAKQAEAERERRAKVINAEGEFQAAAKLAEAAEIIQAHPMALQLRYLQTMREMSAEKNTTTIFPFPMDLFRPLLKLMDEKAK; encoded by the coding sequence ATGTATACAACCATAGCCATTGTCATACTGGTTGCGCTGTTTTTATCGTCGGCCATACGGATTTTAAATGAATATGAACGCGGCGTCATATTCAGACTGGGCCGGGTGATCAAGGCCAAAGGCCCGGGGCTGATCATCCTGATCCCGGTGGTTGATAAAATCGTCAAGGTCAGTTTGCGTCTGGTGGCCATGGACGTGGATCCCCAGGACGTGATTACCCGCGACAATGTGTCCGTGAAGGTCAATGCCGTTATTTATTTTCGGGTCGTCGATCCGGTCAAGGCGGTGATAGAGGTTGAAAATTATCAATACGCCATGTCCCAGCTGGCACAGACGACCTTGCGAAGCGTGTGCGGCCAGGCGGAGTTGGATGAGCTGCTGGCAGCCAGGGAAAAAATAAATGCCGAACTCCAGGAGATCCTCGACACGCATACCGATCCGTGGGGGATCAAAGTCGCCACAGTGGAGCTCAAACACATCGACCTTCCCCAGGAGATGCAGCGGGCCATGGCCAAGCAGGCGGAAGCCGAAAGGGAACGGCGGGCCAAAGTGATCAATGCCGAAGGTGAATTTCAGGCGGCGGCAAAACTGGCGGAAGCCGCTGAAATTATCCAGGCGCATCCCATGGCCCTGCAGCTTCGGTATCTGCAGACCATGCGGGAAATGTCGGCCGAGAAAAATACCACCACGATTTTTCCCTTTCCGATGGATCTGTTTCGTCCCCTGTTGAAGCTGATGGATGAAAAGGCAAAATAA
- a CDS encoding transcription termination factor Rho, whose protein sequence is MAGKKKKEVKEKPLEKITVKELREIAKEIPEITGVHGMNKTELYDAVRKARGFADKPVKIKADTSVRSIKKKIRAMKTVRQEALEADDRKKAVVYRRRISRLKKKTRRPA, encoded by the coding sequence ATGGCTGGAAAGAAGAAAAAAGAGGTAAAAGAAAAACCGTTGGAGAAAATAACGGTTAAGGAATTGCGCGAAATTGCAAAAGAAATCCCTGAAATTACCGGCGTCCACGGGATGAACAAGACGGAGCTGTATGACGCCGTTCGAAAGGCAAGGGGATTTGCGGACAAGCCGGTTAAGATAAAGGCCGACACCTCGGTGCGCAGCATTAAAAAGAAGATTCGGGCGATGAAGACCGTGCGCCAGGAGGCCCTTGAAGCCGATGACAGAAAAAAGGCGGTGGTATATCGCCGGCGGATTTCCCGACTCAAGAAAAAAACCCGCAGGCCGGCATAA
- a CDS encoding haloacid dehalogenase, producing the protein MIDPSSMAFDIDDVVADTMSLFLEIARHDYRLDRYRHADITSYMVEDCIDIDKGILEAIFSRIVEGNFSIPLLPLTGAPEVLSRLSRYHRPLLFVTARPSLDSILDWIEGILPLDRTCIDIVATGAFDAKADVLVNRNISFFVEDRLETCYTLEAAGVTPILFKRPWNRKAHPFTEVGSWSELEEMIDFYPMGPI; encoded by the coding sequence GTGATCGATCCATCCTCCATGGCCTTTGATATCGATGATGTCGTGGCCGACACCATGTCTTTGTTTCTGGAGATCGCCCGGCACGACTACCGGTTGGATCGGTACCGGCATGCGGACATCACCAGCTACATGGTGGAGGATTGCATCGATATCGACAAAGGGATTTTAGAGGCCATATTCAGCCGGATCGTCGAGGGTAATTTTTCGATCCCTTTATTGCCGCTGACAGGCGCGCCGGAAGTTCTTTCCCGGCTTTCCCGCTATCACCGGCCGCTTCTTTTTGTCACGGCCCGCCCCAGCCTGGACTCCATTTTAGATTGGATCGAAGGGATTCTGCCCCTCGACCGGACCTGTATCGATATTGTGGCCACCGGGGCATTCGACGCTAAAGCGGATGTGCTGGTAAACCGGAATATTTCCTTTTTTGTAGAGGATCGACTGGAAACCTGCTACACCCTTGAGGCCGCAGGGGTAACGCCGATCCTTTTCAAGCGGCCCTGGAATCGAAAGGCGCATCCCTTTACCGAGGTCGGCAGTTGGAGCGAGCTTGAAGAAATGATCGATTTTTATCCCATGGGACCCATATGA